Within Salvia splendens isolate huo1 chromosome 21, SspV2, whole genome shotgun sequence, the genomic segment taaatattttaatatatatatatatattttaaatttcagcCCTAGCTTGTTCAATTTCTAGTTCCGTCACTGCCCATCCATGAGCACAATCACTTGCAACTACCTGATATCTTTACCAAGCTTTTACCGGCTCTTGCGCTTCGAAACATGTTGTCCAAGTTGGACTTCACAACTATGTATAGTTGAACTAGAGAGGCGTGTTAAAGTGAGTATTTCAGATTTGATGCTGCTCAGAGCTTCCGATTCATGCAAGCTACCATAAGTTGTTGAGCTAGCCGTTTCAGTTATAGAGGTCGATACCGAAGCTAGTTAGAAAGTTGTTTCTAGTTATTTTTCGGTTAGTATTGTTAGTGTttggatcgtcgactgcaacattagtttgatattgtccgctttgtgTTAAGCCCGTTTGTTTTGGGTCACTCTCAAAAGGCCTAAAACTAATTGTGGGGGTTGGACAAGACTTATATACACCTTCTAACTTTCCTCcttcatccgatgtgggatgggtttgtaacccaacaaaccttccctcaaaccgagaccacatcgggaacgtaGTCGACatgaacatgggtcgttccagccctggcccttGGGTCATCCAGGGCACGATTCTAACTTGAGGCCTTCAGGGCCAGATCCTAACCGGAGCTCATCCAGGCCCGACCCaaagccacctgggctctgataccacttgttaggatcgtcgactgcaacattagtttgatattatccGCTTTGGGTTAAGCCCcagatttatttttgggtcactcccaaaaggtcTCAAACTAATTGtggttggacatgaattatataaaccttccaacttccctccctcatccaatgtggggtttgtaacccaacagtTACGCAGTtgagtactcccttcgtcctccattaggagtctcatttatgggcggcacaggttttaagaaatgttaagaaaagtgagtggaaaaaagttagtggaacagGGATCccatttgtatatattagtttcaaatgaaatatgaatgaaatgaattagttaaaggtgagaccctattaccaattatggtaaaagtgaaccgggactcatTTTCGCGGatgaactaaaatggaaaaacggtaCTCCTATTCATGGACAGATGGATTAGCTTCTATCAGCTGGCTTGGACTTTGTGTAAATACATGTAACCACTTGATACCAAATTTAGCAAGAAATCAAAATTCAGTTttgatctttttttttaatctcatcttcatcatctacTATTATTACATTATTTGTGATTCATACATACTTCTTCAATTACAAACTTCACAATCTTTCTTAACCTTTTGGTTTTAACGTCTAATATTTCCAACTATACCAACACTCTTAACCCATTCATGCTTGTAGATTACCTCAATTAATATAAGAGCTCAGCGCTTGAAATGTTTTCTTTAATTCTTtggccatctgcaacgctgtctcttttccgtcccttaaccgtctcttaaattactattcttgggcccaactgtactttttactccatctttTAACTAAGGGAcaaaacctgcaaccctccatctcttatccgtctcttaaccacctcttaaatttatattcattcattttcattttttatttttatttctaacaaattcaattaataaaaaacacacttcattaaataaaataaaatgacaacataaaataaaaatacaacttaattgcactgaagccacctggaggcagaataccaagttgtcttgccataaactcaattccggcaagataggcttggtattggggaggcgtcatgcgggaagtgtccgccattgtggcggtcatgtacatggacattatggagttcgagggtgcccctgagcccgagcccgcctggcttgattcggctcgacccctcctccctctagccgccttctccgcatttctcccttgcggcctaCGACGCCCAGAGAGGACCCTCTGCATcgtctgccgtgccctcaacctcctgcgaggcaaactcttgtgcggcgctgcccgaaccgccctcactagacgagtattggtcaCCCGCTGTGTGCTtcatgcgcttcgaggtcgagcccgagctggaccggacaccgccggcccacctttcctcgtctttgacgacctcccaaacatcgacatgtttgaattgtttgacggtgtcgtcgaagtagactcgcaaagccgacctcataatgtcggctcccgtgcctccgctttggtaatgagtcgCTTCACTCTTCTAGATgacgcagaattttttgacctctctgtcgactcggtcaaagtgagggcggagcatcttaaatgtgcggcggcgggaccccttcggcttaatctcgtggtaggcttcggtgaccttttcccaaaagcacttccgggattgttgattcccgacgatgggatcgaaCGAGatgctgatccaggcgttgtacacagccagcgtttccttggggctgtacggatgccggcttagatcctcctcctcctcgtccgcctctgCCTCCGCCCTgaagcttccaccgcctcggcctccttccggagtgggttcaaccgaataatcctcctaaatctgggataatccctgtgaatacctcggggcggagggacgggcgtatgcatccacatcaaaatggggtggttggtaacCCCTCGGTGCCCGGCTTCaaggaaccggaaccaccacccaggacattgtacatgctcccttagtcgccgaacgcgttgatgtcaaacccaccggagccgccaccgccagagttttcGTCGCCGAACATTTTGTGAttagaggttagatgaaaattggagaggaaatggagatgatttgggaagaatagatgtgtatttgtgagtgaaatgagatgaattaggagtatttatagagtaaaaaaataaaaaatatataaaaaaataaaaagaaaaaagaaaaaaacggtcgaaaaatggtaatattaccgtttttcaatattttatttctatttttattttttttaattcgaatttaaattaaaatgatttattgcgtcagcgtgacgatgcccactcgcgggccagcgagtgggcgtcacgcatggcgccggagcgcgccacgtcgcgcgggcGCGTGGTGAGACGGCTCGCCATTCGTcccggcgggctggggacgagaagGGACGCTGCAACGCATCTTGCCGCCGTCTCATCCCGGCGTGACAGGTTACGAGCCatccgcgtgacgcgttgcgggtgtcCTTAAAACACTAGTAATATAAAAGCAACATATGCAATCACACTACAATAAATGGAGTTTGCCTAGGGATATTTGCAGATCAGCTCCGTTaagattatactccctccgttttttaaaataGGAAGGTTTAAAacggcacaggttttaatgcataatttggtaaagtaagagagagtgggagaaaaattggtaaagtaagagagagggagagaaaaattggtaaagtaagagagatgaagagaaaaaagtaatggAATTAATGCTAGTGGATCATGGGATCGACTTTAAGTTGTTAATTGCAGTAgtataagtggtaaataaattgatgtatagaggtgtaaagatttcctaaaatagaaagtttgaaagttgctatttttaaagaacggactaaaatggaaagacttgctatttttaaaaaacggagggagtatcaaaaaGACGAccatcaaataaagaaaataataatattcttTCGTCTCGtcaaaatagtttttttttttatcgtatcaaaaattgttttttttatcgtCTCATCAAAATAGTTACAGTTCTTTCTACTTACATATTCAAACTACATTTTTGTTCTCTAATATATCTTCAGTGTATGTGCAACTATCCTATTTTATACTTTTTGCTCAATGTACGTCCTaacttcacaaaattaaataagattactttagtgaaaaaaaaaacttgtgaAAGTAactcatgttataatttataaagaaagtgaattatattttgaagagtgaactgcaccaaatGGCCCTAACTTTTCGCTGTGTAACAGCAAAGacccctaacttttaaaaatcccaccagagggatctaacaaaatatgtaatcacaaatcgtgtatattttaccatttttcggacgaaaatgcccaaacGGGCTGAAGGGTAGTTTAGACCTTTTACGTACTACACCTGCTCCCTATGCCTGCACATAGTCTGCATGTGTAGGGGCTGTCTTGTCAAACAGTATAGTCTTCATAATTCCATTGTcctattttctttcttctttccctCCATATCCGTTTCATTTTCATCGTTCATATTTCCCTCTCTAACATAATAGGTGATTATATTTTGTTCGGCATCTAGTTCGGTATCTGTTCGGCATCTGGAAATTAGTGGTTTTCATCTGGATTTCGCTGAATTTATGGTATCCACAAGGGTTTAGGCGATTTCAGCtggaattttattttgcaaattggtggttgatttttttgttgaagGGTAGCATCTGAAAAACTAATTTGCAATTCTTGGTCGAACTTAATGGTTGTAGAGTTACAGTCGGGGCATGTGGAAAATTTTGCTATTCTTGGTTGAAGTTTATAGTTGGGCGGAAATTTTAGTTTACAAGTCGGGCGGAAATTTTAGTTTTGTGCTATGTGCTATCTTTTCGGTGAAATTGAATTCAGGCCGTGTTGAATTCTTGCATTGCCGATTTGAATTTTGTAATGTCAAATTGAATTCAGGTCGtgttgcaatgtcttcttcttctcaatcttTCGGCTCAAGCTTCAATTGGAATTGGCCTCGTCCCGAAATTGTGAAATGTGATCACGATCTTGAGGCTGAGCTTGTGACATCTAGGACGGCTGCTAACCAGGGTAGACGTTACTATCGCTGCCCAATATGGAAGGTTAAAACCATGTATTTTGGtcctttttccatttattttctTGGCATAAAGATTAATGAGGAAGTATTATGTAGGAAGATGATTGCAAGTTTTTTCGATGGGTTGATGCGAGTCTATCCCCAAGTCAAGACAGTTACTTTCAGAGAGTGAAACTTGAGCGAGACCAATTCGAATCTGAACTTCGAGCCAAATCAGTACTCGAAGGTGTTCTGCAGGAGAAATTGCGCATGAAAACTGTGGAGGTTGAAGCCTTGAAGTTACAACTGGGCATGAAAACTGAAGAGTGTGGCGATTTGGCGCTAACAATTGGTAAAACGGCAAAAACTCTCCGACGGTTAAAAATCACAATCATGTtcttatgtattgtaatttttctacttttaTAACACAGCTATGTCGTATTCACTCCGTCATTATCTTCTGATGTGGATTGATTACGCTTTGCAAAGCTTTGTTTTAATATATGCCTGAGAAATCACGACTGAGGTTACTCAAATATTACCgaaatcacaaaccatgtacacaaatgaatCACGAAGTACTCTATCAAATGCCTGATATTGGTTGACCACATTTTGTTATAATCTATGCCTGAAATCaaaatcacgaatgaagttacccaactatgactgaaatcacaaaccatgtacaTCAATGAATACAAACCGAACTCTTTCAAATGCGTGATGATGATTGTTTTCTCTATGCCGgaaatcacgaatgaagttacCCAACTATGATTGAAATCACATACAATGTAAAAAATGGATACAAACCGACGAAGTATTCTATCAAATACCACCAAAATATGTCATGATATCATTTCCACCAAAATAGTAGAGTAATTTGTTACAAACTAGTCtgtaacatacataacatacatatcatatcatcactGCCACCAAAATATACAAACTCGTAGTTACCATACACATCATATCAACACTGTCACTGTAAATTGTTCACCCATCCCAAACAAACACAAAGTTTTAAGATTAAGTAAGGCCCGTCAATCTTGATCACCGCGGCGGCCGCATCTCTGAGGCTGAGTCCTGGTCCAAGTGCTTGGTGTCGGATTTGAAACATTAGGCTGCAACACTTAACAGCATAGTAAGTATATACGAGAAAGCACTGTGTACAATTAGAGAatatatgtttattgcatattacCTCTCGGTAATTATTGGACGATTCTGGCAAAGCACTCTCACCACGTTCACGCGACTAGTTGTGTTGCGAAGTCTCCCCAACCTGAGAACGGGCATCTGTCCGAGGATCATTGCTGCATGTCCTCCTATTATGACCTTCTTGACCTCACCGCCGGCATTTCATCACGAAGGTGCGACGCAATGACTCACCTCCGTCCGCATGAAGACGAATCTGGGGCTCCTCACGTCTCCGTTTCTTCGGCCTACCACGCTGTCGCTTTGTCCGCGGGGGCGCCAGTTCTAATGCATCAGCAGAAGTGGACTTGGGCCAATTGTCCACCCATTGATGGGGTAAAGGACATTCTCGTATAGCATGATCATTGTGGACTTCAAATAATATTGGGAGACGAATCGCGTCACGTCGTCGccattcttgttgattgttgCGATAGCATGCGTGCATGGGATTCCGGTTAGCTGCCACAATCTGCAGGAGCATGTGAAATCACGCATGTTGACTACATATTGGCCAGACGGCCCAGTTACTTGGTACGAAGACTGTCCGTTCCATGTAGCCCTCCACGATGACGCCCTCGCGTACCACTTGTCAACAAGCTCCTTGATAACAGGAGGGACTGCGTGAGTGTAGCTTTTGATCCAATGGCCTCTGaactgaattctttccatttGACTTGTTTGATTCTCCTCCAACATGCTGATAATTACTTTCTCTCGAGCCAATGCAATCTTCGAATTGAATGTCTCACAAATGTTGTTCAGGAGCACATCACAACAAGTGTGTGGAGAGAAAAATGCCTTGACCCACTTTTCTTTTGGAGCAACTCCAGAAAGCCACTGATGTGCTTGGGGATACTCGGTCTGCAAAGCATTCATCTTGTCCACATAATGTTCGAGGGTGGTACTCGAGGCAATCTCCCACAATTgttctttgaaattttctccaacaaatctcttcttgaaattgttgtaaATATGCTGCACACAAAAGCGATGCTCGCTTTGTGGGAATTCCTCAGCAATCAATTTTGCAAGCCCTTGATTCAACACAACAAAACATTaccacaaaatcacagttcaaGTACATCATGTATTGATCAAATCacagataaaataaaatcacataCCATATACATTATGTAATATTGAAATCACAACGACCATACCTTTTGTTGGTCAGACATAAACACATATCGTGGCCCATTTGCATGCAAGTTTAGGTCATCAGACAAGTACTCCACGAACCACTTCCACTGGACATAACTCTCGGCTTCAGTCACTCCCCAAGCAATCGGCCACCAGCCATTGTTGGGATCAATCCCCATTGCTGTCATGAGCTGTCCTCTGTACATCCCTCGCAAGAAACAAGCGTCGAAGAAGATAATTGGCCGACATAATTGCATCCATCCTTTTTTCAATGGTCCAAGGCAGCAGTAGAACCTCACGAATCTCAGGCCCACAGTGCCAGAATCCCTCGTATTCTCATAATGTATATGAATGCTGGAATCAGGGTGCGTCTGCTCCAATTCAGCTTTGTAGTAGAACAAGTTTCTGTATTGGGTTGCCGCAGAGCCGAATATGCCATCCAGTGCGTGCTCTCTGGCCCGATATGCATTCATCCTACCTATCTTTAGGCCAAAATCTTCATCGACACACTGTCGTATAGCTGCAAGTGGAATGTGAGGGTTGGCTTTGATCTTCTCCATATAACGCTCACCAAGCCACTTTGCCGTCAGCCACTTCGAATCCAACACCTGAGAGCATGTGTGCGCGTGATCGCGTTGCATATTCATCACAACGTAATCATGACCGTTGTGTATTTCGTGCTTCCTCAAGTATATATACCACTCACACCCTTGCCCTTTACAAATGGCTCGAAGCTTGTCGCCGTCATTTATTTTCACGTGCACCCGCCTTCTAGTCATTATTGCGTACTGTCTCATCACGTCATAGAAGAAATCCCTATGCTTAAAAACATCACCCGGCTTCCACAACGGAAGCTCATTAATCTAAAGCTTGAACGGGGTAAACTTTATGCGGCTCTTCTTCAAACCCTCCAAACCCTCCAAATCCTCGAGGTCATCAACATCTTGTAGCTCGTCCACAGCTTCTTCCTCGAAAAGTGGGTTGTCTGTCATGTTCCTCTTGTCCACATAAGGCGAATACTTCCTCCGCCGTTTATCCCCTGACCCCGGCTAGTCTTCGCCTTGACCCGGCTGGTCTTCGCGTTCACCTGGCTGGACTTCGCCTTGACCCGGCTGGTCTTCGCGTTCACCTGGCTGGGCTTGGCCTTGACCCGGTTGTTGTTGGAAAATGGATTCATAATATGAGGTGAAAAGCTGCTCATCTCGGCACATGTGTGCCAACGAGATAAAATGGTCCCTCGTTATGTAGATGGCAGCCGTCCGGAACGTACTCAAACAATGGAATGTATACCTCCTCTTGAGGTTCTACTCCCGGACCATCATGTACTTTCGGAATACCTTGTACCTCGGGTTCAGCTTGCACTTCCGGTCCACCATGCACTTCAGGCCCATCATGCACTTCCTGTCCAGCTTGTTCCACATCACGTTCAAGTCCGGACATTAGCAATTCATCCGAAATCTCCTCTATAATGGGAACTTCCGCCTGCAGTTGACATTGCGATTCGGCTGAAAAATCCAGGGTCGAGTTGTACACACTATCGTCAACATGTTGAACATCTTCACTATGAATAGATTGCCCTATCTGATTTAAcataaaatcacaaatgaacACCATACGTACAAGCATAAATCACAACTATATTACAAAAGGTGTGCACTAACCTATGCCACGCTATCAGGGTCTACAATTGTTTCATCTTCATGCAGGAGAATCTGACCAAAAGATGAATCACATATGAATACCAAACATAAACAATAAATCACAAACATATTCCACAGTGGTGTACTAACCTCTGCAACTgcttcaacctcaacctcaggtTGTTTAATGTGTTCACCATTGCTACCTTCATCTCCATCTTCTACCTCAATCTCATCTCCATCTTCGCATTCATGGACATCTCCTTGTCCAATAACTCCATCGACTGCATCATTCTCTTCAACCTCCACCACAACAGCTTCTGCTTGGTCTGCACTACATGATGCAAATGCATCCATCAAATTCTTACTTGCTGCCTTCTCTTCCCTCTTCCATTCGCGACGTTTGTCTTCTAAACTTTTGGTCAAATACTCTTCAAACTCGACATCCCTGGGGTACCACTCAAGCATCAATAATGGTGCCGATGGTTTCCTCTGCTCCTCGTGCtgatgtttcttccttttcggTTTACTCTTACTCTTCGGCATActtggttccggttcgtcaagCTCTTCAATGACCACAGTGGTTTTTTTACAAGCGTTCACAAATTTTAGAATCTCCTCCGCTTCTTCCTTTCGCTTCTTGAGCGAGGCGGCCGCCTCTGTCAGCTCCACGGGATAAATGTGAACAAGCTTTGTGCTAGTAGCCGCGACTTTGAGAAAAGGGGCCAGATGTGGATCGTCCGTAATGGGCAGCAAATGACCTCCTATTTCCACGCCCATACAGCCAATACTGTACATTGGATGAACGTAATAGAACTCACAGATGGTTTTCCTATTGTACCCCAACCGCAAACACCATTGCGGAAAGATCTAGGAGCTCGAATTGGCGAATCCAGCAATAGTCGAAGAATGTCAATTGCCCcccaacatacttcttctgtccaTTGATTTCGAAGATGGACCCTCCGTGATGAAAAGCGATGGAAAACATCCCGACATGGTCCCCTGTTAGGGTTTATATAGAATTAGAAAACTTCTAAATTTAAACCAACAAAATCCTAATTAGAAAACATCACATATAAAGTCCTAATTTCCTAAACGCGACGACCTCAAAACAATTTCACAAAACAACCAATTTTCGGAGTCCTAAATCACAGTCATAATCGCTTGCttggaattttaaatttgaacttacTATATTCTTCTTCCGGAACAAAGAAATCCAGCAGAGGATCGCGAATGCTCCACGTTTCTGGGTCTACGTCGATTAGCTCCGGGCCTCAAGCCCTTCTACCGTATCTAGGTGATGCCGGAGGTGATGGTGACGAAGACGATGGCGTTGGCGTTGACGACTTCTTTTTGCGCCTTGAAGAACTACGGGAGGAGGACGCTCCACCGGAACTTCGTCTCCGTTTTGGAGGCATTGATGAAAATGGCGTGAAAGGTAGCGGCGTTTTCCGAGAATTAGTAGAAAATTGTGATGAGATACGGTTATGCAGACGAAAATGATGTAGTTAAAGTGGATTGGAGGGGGAAATGAAAGAGCAACTACCGCCTAATTGTTTTGGCGAAATGGCTAAAAATTGGAAATTACAATACATGTCCGAGGGTTTGAAAATAATAGGGGACAAGAACCATGCTTTGCAGTCACATCAATTACTTTTCGCAGGTCCCATCAACATTGCATGCAGCAGTGGCGGCCATACAAAAGGCCGGTTTTGCCCTTCCAAGCCCTGAGGGTATTATGATCCGAAAATACACGATTTGTGATTACACATTTTGTTAGATCCCTCTGGTgggatttttaaaagttaggagCCTCTGCTGTTACACAGCGAAAAAT encodes:
- the LOC121784363 gene encoding uncharacterized protein LOC121784363; translated protein: MTRRRVHVKINDGDKLRAICKGQGCEWYIYLRKHEIHNGHDYVVMNMQRDHAHTCSQVLDSKWLTAKWLGERYMEKIKANPHIPLAAIRQCVDEDFGLKIGRMNAYRAREHALDGIFGSAATQYRNLFYYKAELEQTHPDSSIHIHYENTRDSGTVGLRFVRFYCCLGPLKKGWMQLCRPIIFFDACFLRGMYRGQLMTAMGIDPNNGWWPIAWGVTEAESYVQWKWFVEYLSDDLNLHANGPRYVFMSDQQKHIYNNFKKRFVGENFKEQLWEIASSTTLEHYVDKMNALQTEYPQAHQWLSGVAPKEKWVKAFFSPHTCCDVLLNNICETFNSKIALAREKVIISMLEENQTSQMERIQFRGHWIKSYTHAVPPVIKELVDKWYARASSWRATWNGQSSYQVTGPSGQYVVNMRDFTCSCRLWQLTGIPCTHAIATINKNGDDVTRFVSQYYLKSTMIMLYENVLYPINGWTIGPSPLLLMH